The nucleotide window GAGGGCGACGGCGAGTCCGTAGCCGCGCTGCTTGTTGGGGCCGATGCCGACCTTCGCGGCGACCGTGGAGCCGGTCAGGTCGTAGCCCTCGCGGCGGCCGACCAGGACGAGCGCGTTGTGGAAGCAGGAGCTGTACCCGGCGGCGAACAGCTGCTCGGGGTTGGTGCCGTTGCCGTCGCCGCCCATCTGCGGGGGCATCGCGACCTTCAGCTCGATCTGGCCGTCCTGGCTGGTGATGTAGCCGTCGCGGCCGCCGTGCGCGGTGGCCTCCGCGACGTACATGATTTTCGTGGGACGGGTGTCAGCTACGGCGTCGTCGGTCATGATCGGCCTCCCCCAGAAACAAGCGCACGCAAGTACATCGTGCACAAGGTACCGAGCGGTAGGCAGTTATTCATTACCGGGGGGTAGTAACCGCGGGTAACCCACGGTGGGCGGTCAGCGTCCGGCCGCCTCCGCCGCCCGCTCCGCCAGCCGCCACAGCTCCTCGCGCAGCCGGGCCACCTCGCCGCCGTGCAGCCCGGTGGCCGCGAACAGCGTGCCGGGGACGGTGACCGCGCGCTCGCGGAGCTGCTCACCGCGCCCGGTGAGCGTGACCTGCACCGAGCGCTCGTCGCGGGCCGACCGCTCCCTGCTCAGCAGCCCCGCCGCCTCCAGCCGTTTCAGCAGCGGCGACACCGTGCCGTAGTCGAGCCGCAGGGCGCCCGCCAGCTCCTTGACCGTGCTCTCGCCGCGCTCCCAGAGGGCCATCATCACCAGGTACTGCGGGTAGGTGAGGCCGAGTTCGTCGAGCAGCGGGCGGTATGCGGCGGTGACCGCACGCTGGGCCGCGTACAACGCGAAGCACAACTGCTCGTCGAGGAGCAGCGACCCGCGCCACGCGGCGTCCTCTTGATTCGTCACGGCCCCACATTGTCACGGACGCCGTCCGCGACGGCCCACCGGTCGGCATCTACCCTGGTTCACTTCGGTAACCGGTTTTACCGGTTACCGAAGTGAACACCTACCTGTCGTCAGCGACTCGTCGTGACCGAGCGCGGGTCGAAGCCGAATGGCAGTTCAAGGCGGTGCGCCCGCATCAGCACGTCGTCGGCGAGCAGATCACCGGTCGTCCCGTCGGCCGCGATCACGCCCTCGCTGAGGATCAGTGCGCGCGGGCACAGTTCGAGGGCGTACGGCAGGTCGTGCGTGACCATGAGGACGGTGACGTCCAACGAGCGCAGGATGTCGGCGAGTTCGCGGCGCGAGGCCGGGTCGAGGTTGGACGAGGGTTCGTCGAGGACGAGGATCTCCGGCTCCATGGCGAGCACGGTCGCCACGGCCACCCGGCGCCGCTGACCGAAGGAGAGGTGGTGCGGCGGCCGCTCCTTGAACTCGGCCATGCCGACCTGCCCGAGGGCCTTGTCCACGCGCGCTTCCAGCTCGGGGCCCTTGATTCCCGCCGCGGCCGGGCCGAAGGCCACGTCCTCCCGCACGGTCGGCATGAAGAGCTGATCGTCCGGGTCCTGGAAGACGATGCCGACCTTCCGCCGGATCTCCGCCATGTGCCGCTTGCCGACGGGCAGCCCGGCGACGGTCACCGTGCCCGCACCGCCGGTGAGGATGCCGTTGAGGTGCAGCACGAGGGTCGTCTTGCCGGCGCCGTTGGGCCCGAGCAGCGCGACCCGCTCACCGCGCCCGATGGTGAAGTCGACGCCGAAGAGGGCCTGGTGGCCGTCGGGATAGGCGAAGGCGAGCCCGGCGACTTCGAGTGAGGGGCCCTCAGGCGAGGCGGAGGTCGTGGCGGTCACAGGGTCCATCCCAACAGACATACGAGGAGCGCGGCGAACGGAAGGGTGAGGGCGTACGACCACTGGGCCCGGGACGCGGTCACCTCGTCGATGACGGGCATGGCACCGGCGTACCCCCGGCTGATCATGGCCAGATGCACGCGCTCCCCCCGCTCGTAGGAGCGGATGAACAGCGCCCCGGCCGACTTGGCGAGCACGCCCCAGTGCCGTACGCCGCTCGCCTCGAAGCCGCGCGACTCGCGGGCGATCCGCATCCGCCGCATCTCGTCGGTGATGACGTCTCCGTACCGGATCATGAAGGACGCGATCTGGACGAGGAGCGGCGGCAGTTTGAGGCGTTGCAGGCCGAGGAGGAGTTCGCGCAGTTCGGTGGTGGCGGCGAGGAGTACGGAGGCGGCGACGCCGAGCGTGCCCTTGGCGAGGACGTTCCAGGCGCCCCACAGCCCGCTGACGCTGAGGGACAGCCCCATGACCTCGACGCGCTCGCCCTGCGCCACGAACGGCATGAGCACGGCGAACCCGACGAACGGGATCTCGATGAGCAGCCGCCGGAGCACGAACCCGGCGGGCACGCGGGCCACGTACGCGACCGCGCCCAGCAGTACGGCGTAGAACCCGAACGCCCAGACCGCCTCCCGGGGCGTGGAGACGACCACCACGACGAAGGCGAAGACGGCCGCGAGTTTGGTGTGCGGCGGCAGACCGTGCACGGGCGAGTGCGCGTGCCGGTAGAGCTTGTGTGCGTGACCCGCGCCCACCTCAGGCGACGCTCTTGGGCACGGAGGTGGGCGTGGCGGCGGCCTGGTCGGTACGGCGTTTGCGTACGGCCCAGAAGACGCCGGTGCCGGCGACGACGGTGACGCCGACGCCGATCACGCCCGCGAGACCGCTGGAGAGCCGGGCGTCGGTCAGCCCCTCGACGCCGTAGTCGGCGAGGGGGGAGTCGGCGGCGGCGTGGTCCTCGACCTTGGCGTCGATGCCCTTGTCGGCTGCCACCTTCTCCAGCCCGTCGGGGTTGGCGGAGGCGTAGAAGCTGACGAACCCGGCGAGGAGGAGGGAGACACCGAGCCCGGCGAGCAGCAGTTTGCGGGGGGAGCGGGCGGCGACGGGGGTGGGCCGCGCTGTTGGCGCGTCGACGAGTTCGCCGCCGACCCGCAGCTTCAGCGGCGCGGTGAGCCCACGGGCCCCGTGCACGAGATCGGGCCGTACGGCGATGACGGCGCCGACGGTCAGCGCGGTGATCACGGCCTCGCCGATGCCGATCAGCACATGCACACCGACCATGGCGGTGAGAACGGACCCGATCGGTACGTCGGTCGTGCCGCCGATCGCGTAGACGAGCGTGAAGGCGACGGCGGCGGCCGGCACGGAGAGCAGCGCGGCCACGAAGGCGGAGACGGTGACGGAGCGCCGGGTCCTCGGCAGCACCATGACCAGTCCTCGGAAGACGGCGTAGGCGACGACGGATGTCACGACCGCCATGACGGTGATGTTGACACCGAGCGCGGTGAGGCCGCCGTCCGCGAAGAGGATCCCCTGCATCAGCAGCACGACGGACACGCACAGGACACCCGTGTACGGCCCCACGAGTATCGCGGCCAGTGCCCCGCCCAGCAGATGCCCGCTCGTCCCGGCGGCGACCGGGAAGTTCAGCATCTGCACGGCGAAGATGAAGGCGGCGACGAGCCCGGCCAGCGGCGCCGTCCGCTCGTCCAGCTCGCGCCGCGCCCCGCGCAGACTCACGGCGACGGCACCGACGGCGACGACTCCGGCGACCGCCGAGACGGGTGCGTTGATGAATCCGTCGGGCACGTGCATGGAGGGCTCGCTCTCCTCGGTCGGGGCCAAGCCACGGCTGGCTGGAACCTTACGATGATAGAGCCTTGTTGCAATCCCTTCGCAAGAGCGCGTAGTTGCCGATTAGCGACCGGCTTGCCGGAACGGCACCCGGGAACGCTCCGGAAGCGAACGAACGAAAATATGCGACATTAGAGACAAAGCGGATAGCGGACGCATAGCTTCCGCCCCCTGCTCGGGTAACGCAGCGTGAGGAGCCGATCGATGTCTGTAGTCGTCGAGCAGTACGCCCGGGCCCATGTCGTCACGGACTCGCCCGAGGCCCAGGACACCGTCCCGGTCCTCTTCCGCTACGACCCCGACGACGCCCAGCCCGCCGCCGTCCACGTCGACCTGCCCGGCTCCCAGGAGTGGACCTTCTCCCGTGACCTCCTCGAACGCGGCCTGCGCACCCCGACCGGCACCGGAGACGTACGCATCTGGCCCCTGGGCCGCGTCCAGGCGGTCATGGAACTGCACTCGGCGCAGGGCGTCGCGGTGATGCAGTTCGACTCGAAGACGCTGATCCGCTTCTTGCGGCGGACGTACATGGCGACGCCGGTCAGGGGCTGACACCGGTCGCCAGGGCTACACGGGGACGGTCAGCGTGGCCGTGTACCCCTTGTCGGTGTCGCCCTTGAGGGTGGCGAGCTGCTGGTCGTAGCCGTCGCTGAAGATGTTGTCGGTCTCCAGGGAGAGCTGGCCCAGGTTGCTGACGCTCTGGCTGTAGCCGTCCGTCGCGTAGACCGTGTCGCAGACGTCCTTCGGGAACGCGAGCTGCGAGGTCGCCACGATGTTCTGGGCGGCGGTGGCGTCGTCCAGGCTGCCGTACACCTCGAAGTGGATGTGCGGCCAGCGGCCCGTGTAGCAGGCCGGGAAGATCGAGGTGAACGTGACCTGGCCCTTCTCGTCCGTCTCCTGGACGCCGCGCAGGTAGTTCTCCTCGGTGACGCCCTCGGAGTAGAGGGAGTACCGGCCCTCGCGGTCGCAGTGCCAGAGGTAGACGGCCGCGCCCTCCTTCGGGGTGTCGCAGCCGGAGGCCTGGTCGACGACGGTCAGCGTGACCGTCAGCGGGATGCCCTCGGCGACACCGCTCGCCGAACCGAAGCTCTTCGTGATGTCCTTGCGGACGACTCCGCTCTCCTTGAGCACGTTCGGGCCGTTCGAACCGTCACCGGGGTACGGGCCGGCCGTCTCCGTCGGGATGACCTCACAGTCCGAGCCGGACGAGGACGAACCCGATGAGGACGAGCCCGAGGAGGACGACGCCGAGTCATCCGAATCCGAACCGCAGGCCACCAACAGCGGGGCCATGCTCGCGCCCGCCAGCAGTCTGATCATGCGGCGGCGGGCGAACATGGGGATGTCGTGGGCGAGCCCCCCGTCGATCTCGTGCTCGTCGTCGTGATGGTGGCCGTGGCTGTGACTGCGGGTCTTCTCGCTCATGGTGTGCCTGCGCGTTCTCTTCGGGTTCCCGTCATGGAATGCGCCAGATGCTATGAGCGATTGCTGTGCGATTGCTTTCAGTCCACCGAGAGGTTCTTGAGGAAGAGGGCCCAGGGGGTGGGGGTGAGGGTGAGGTGGGGGGAGGCGGGGTTCTTCGAGTCGCGGATGTGGATGCTGGTGGGGGCTATGGCTACTTCGACGCAGTCGCCGGCCTCGCCTGAGCTGCTGTAGCTGCTCTTGAACCAGTGGAGTTCAGTGGCGCTCATAGTCTCCCCAGCGCTTGCTCGATGAAGTCCAGCGACTCCCTAGGGGGGGAGAGCCTGGGCTCGGATCATGCCATACCGCAACTCAAGGGTATGAAGGTCCTTGGGGTGCGTCCCGGCGTGTTCCTCACGGTCGGTCGGCATGACCTGCAACGTGACGTTCCGCAACCGCGCCACCTCCAGCAGGTGTTCGAGTTGTCGGCGTAGCACCATTTTCCCACCGTAGGGGCGTTCCAGTGTCACCTGTTCCTGGACGAAGCTGAGCGTTGGTGCGGGCTCTCGTTCGAAGATCGACTTACGGGCGATGCGTGCGGCGGTCTCTCGCTCCACAACGTCCGGCGAGTACGCGGGCTGCCACATCTCGAACAACACCCGCGCGTACTCCTGCGTCTGCAACAAGCCATGCATGTTGTGGTTGCTGTAGAGCAGCACCTCGACCGCCCGATCCTCCAGAGCCTTCAGCTCCCGAACCTTCTTCGGGTAGCGCGCCCTCCTCATGTCCTCCTTGAACGCCTTGAGGCTTCCCCGCGCGCCCAGCACCTCGTCCGCCTTGTCCAGGGTCTCCGGCCGGGGAATGCGTACCCCGCGCTCCATCTTCCGGACCTGATCCTCGCCGTACCCGAGTGCCTCGGCGAAGTCGGCCGCCCGCAGGCCTGCGGCCTCGCGGAAGTGCCGCATCAGGCGCCCCACGGCTTCCACAAGGGACGCGATCTCGTCCCCCGGCTCGACATCCCAACCCGCTTCTTCCGCAACGTCGTTCATGTCCACCTCCAACGCGCACCCGTACCCGTACGACACCCAGGACAGCCGAGACAAGGCGGGACAAAGCCCGGACAGTTCCCGTACGCACAGGCGTCACGGCAGGTCACCGCAGGCGGAGTCGGCCACGCTGAGTGATGTGAACCAGGAAACCCCCATCCCCACCTTCAGCGTGCTGCTGTCCCCCACACCGCGCGGCGCCCGCCTCGCCCGTCTGCTGGCGACGGAGCAACTCCGCACCTGGGGGC belongs to Streptomyces graminofaciens and includes:
- a CDS encoding DUF397 domain-containing protein; the protein is MSATELHWFKSSYSSSGEAGDCVEVAIAPTSIHIRDSKNPASPHLTLTPTPWALFLKNLSVD
- a CDS encoding SsgA family sporulation/cell division regulator, yielding MSVVVEQYARAHVVTDSPEAQDTVPVLFRYDPDDAQPAAVHVDLPGSQEWTFSRDLLERGLRTPTGTGDVRIWPLGRVQAVMELHSAQGVAVMQFDSKTLIRFLRRTYMATPVRG
- the cbiQ gene encoding cobalt ECF transporter T component CbiQ, translating into MGAGHAHKLYRHAHSPVHGLPPHTKLAAVFAFVVVVVSTPREAVWAFGFYAVLLGAVAYVARVPAGFVLRRLLIEIPFVGFAVLMPFVAQGERVEVMGLSLSVSGLWGAWNVLAKGTLGVAASVLLAATTELRELLLGLQRLKLPPLLVQIASFMIRYGDVITDEMRRMRIARESRGFEASGVRHWGVLAKSAGALFIRSYERGERVHLAMISRGYAGAMPVIDEVTASRAQWSYALTLPFAALLVCLLGWTL
- a CDS encoding energy-coupling factor ABC transporter permease; the protein is MHVPDGFINAPVSAVAGVVAVGAVAVSLRGARRELDERTAPLAGLVAAFIFAVQMLNFPVAAGTSGHLLGGALAAILVGPYTGVLCVSVVLLMQGILFADGGLTALGVNITVMAVVTSVVAYAVFRGLVMVLPRTRRSVTVSAFVAALLSVPAAAVAFTLVYAIGGTTDVPIGSVLTAMVGVHVLIGIGEAVITALTVGAVIAVRPDLVHGARGLTAPLKLRVGGELVDAPTARPTPVAARSPRKLLLAGLGVSLLLAGFVSFYASANPDGLEKVAADKGIDAKVEDHAAADSPLADYGVEGLTDARLSSGLAGVIGVGVTVVAGTGVFWAVRKRRTDQAAATPTSVPKSVA
- a CDS encoding MarR family winged helix-turn-helix transcriptional regulator, with amino-acid sequence MTNQEDAAWRGSLLLDEQLCFALYAAQRAVTAAYRPLLDELGLTYPQYLVMMALWERGESTVKELAGALRLDYGTVSPLLKRLEAAGLLSRERSARDERSVQVTLTGRGEQLRERAVTVPGTLFAATGLHGGEVARLREELWRLAERAAEAAGR
- a CDS encoding intradiol ring-cleavage dioxygenase — its product is MSEKTRSHSHGHHHDDEHEIDGGLAHDIPMFARRRMIRLLAGASMAPLLVACGSDSDDSASSSSGSSSSGSSSSGSDCEVIPTETAGPYPGDGSNGPNVLKESGVVRKDITKSFGSASGVAEGIPLTVTLTVVDQASGCDTPKEGAAVYLWHCDREGRYSLYSEGVTEENYLRGVQETDEKGQVTFTSIFPACYTGRWPHIHFEVYGSLDDATAAQNIVATSQLAFPKDVCDTVYATDGYSQSVSNLGQLSLETDNIFSDGYDQQLATLKGDTDKGYTATLTVPV
- a CDS encoding organic hydroperoxide resistance protein → MTDDAVADTRPTKIMYVAEATAHGGRDGYITSQDGQIELKVAMPPQMGGDGNGTNPEQLFAAGYSSCFHNALVLVGRREGYDLTGSTVAAKVGIGPNKQRGYGLAVALSVSLPVIDQGIAAKLVDAAHQVCPYSNATRDNIDVTILLG
- a CDS encoding energy-coupling factor ABC transporter ATP-binding protein; its protein translation is MDPVTATTSASPEGPSLEVAGLAFAYPDGHQALFGVDFTIGRGERVALLGPNGAGKTTLVLHLNGILTGGAGTVTVAGLPVGKRHMAEIRRKVGIVFQDPDDQLFMPTVREDVAFGPAAAGIKGPELEARVDKALGQVGMAEFKERPPHHLSFGQRRRVAVATVLAMEPEILVLDEPSSNLDPASRRELADILRSLDVTVLMVTHDLPYALELCPRALILSEGVIAADGTTGDLLADDVLMRAHRLELPFGFDPRSVTTSR